The following proteins come from a genomic window of Sorghum bicolor cultivar BTx623 chromosome 3, Sorghum_bicolor_NCBIv3, whole genome shotgun sequence:
- the LOC8155296 gene encoding transcription factor bHLH68 yields the protein MCSQAKHDMGGGEFRSSLLQQMVWRSSGGGTDSKNMMSSLMPCAEEEEEQEEVSNKMPPLSSPSSMLLPQHLLQISSGGLPLPLPPDVLNDSSATSDLHDGRESNMPESWSQLLLGGLVGDHERYNAATALLSKGLEEGPAAYNFYGHGHGGDEIQTSGTNSKSHQVSQTLLASSSPRSCITTSLGSNMLDFSNTTVPAPELKNHHSDNSSEGNSAASGSAPKKARVQTSSSAQSTLKVRKERLGDRITALHQIVSPFGKTDTASVLQETIGYIRFLLSQIEALSFPYLGHGNGGNSMQQHNLLLNHSTGNDMVEVEGSTKQEEEEVINGVDGSRKDLRSRGLCLVPVSCTSHLADDNGASDFWAVAAAPPPPPPPLAGIIWR from the exons ATGTGCTCTCAAGCCAAGCATGATATGGGTGGAGGAGAATTCAGGAGCTCTTTGCTGCAGCAGATGGTGTGGAGGAGTAGTGGCGGTGGTACAGACAGCAAGAATATGATGAGTAGTTTGATGCCTtgtgctgaggaggaggaggagcaagaAGAGGTCTCCAACAAGATGCCCCCCttatcttctccttcttccatGCTCCTCCCCCAGCACCTCCTTCAAATCTCCTCTGGTggcctgcctctgcctctgcctccagATGTGCTGAACGACAGCTCTGCTACTTCTGATCTGCATGATGGGCGGGAAAGCAACATGCCGGAGTCATGGAGCCAGCTGCTGCT TGGGGGATTAGTCGGAGATCATGAGAGATACAACGCTGCCACAGCTTTACTGTCAAAAGGATTAGAGGAGGGGCCTGCAGCTTACAATTTCTATGGGCATGGGCATGGTGGTGACGAGATCCAGACGTCGGGGACCAACAGTAAGTCTCATCAGGTGAGCCAGACGCTCTTGGCGTCGTCCTCTCCAAGGTCCTGCATCACCACAAGCCTCGGCAGCAACATGTTGGACTTCTCAAACACCACCGTCCCGGCACCAGAGCTGAAGAATCATCACTCCGATAACTCTTCTGAG GGTAACAGCGCTGCAAGTGGTTCGGCTCCAAAGAAGGCTAGGGTTCAGACCTCTTCTTCAGCACAGTCTACTCTAAAG GTGAGAAAGGAGAGGCTTGGGGATAGAATCACAGCACTTCACCAGATAGTATCCCCATTTGGCAAG ACTGACACTGCCTCCGTCCTACAGGAGACTATAGGCTATATCAGATTCCTCCTGAGTCAAATCGAG GCTCTCAGCTTCCCTTACCTAGGCCATGGCAACGGGGGGAACTCCATGCAACAGCACAAT CTGCTGCTAAACCATAGCACTGGCAATGACATGGTAGAAGTTGAAGGCTCGACCAAGCAG gaggaggaggaggtcatCAATGGCGTTGATGGCAGCAGGAAGGATTTACGGAGCAGAGGGCTGTGCCTGGTGCCGGTGTCGTGCACGTCCCACCTCGCCGACGACAACGGCGCCTCCGACTTCTGGGCCGTGGCCGCGGCgccgcctcctccgccgccgccgctcgccggcATCATCTGGCGATAG